Part of the Fundulus heteroclitus isolate FHET01 chromosome 20, MU-UCD_Fhet_4.1, whole genome shotgun sequence genome, CGGTTCACACGATAAAGCCGCCTTTAGTATGCTAAGAAGGTTCAAGCCACGAGATTTCACTCAAACCACTTGTGTTTCCTTAGAGTGGTCTCGTCGAGCGTCTCGGCCAGCGCCTCCGTGACCTCTCAGCTGCTCTCGGGTCGAATGCCTCGACCAAAGCCCTTCAGGGTAACGAATGGGGACCGCAGCGTGAAGAAGGGGATTATGGCAGAGAGTCTGCTGGACCTGACGAGTAAGGTGAGGAGACAGGGGGGGTAGGAGGACTAAGTTCAAACTGAACCCTGTATAACCAGGTAGGGCTGCAACCATTAGTCCACAATGTTGATGATTAAAAACTGTCGTGCAAAAACCCATGCGTCGATGCgttatgtaaaaatatataaacattggCGTGGGGTCTCAATAGTTCCCTTTCAGTGGTAGTTTAAAACCACATGCAGTTCACTAAGGCTGCAGCAGAGGGCAGTATAGTGTCAGGACCCCGGTGTGCAAACCGCGCCGATTATGACTGCAGCTCCATGCAGAAATGGCCCAAAGAAGGCACTAAAGTTGGTAAAGTTTCATATATTACTCTTTCTTTGACACTAAATTAAGTTTCCGGTTGATTTTAGGCGAGAATGTAGCTGCGTAAAACTGAAATATCCGCTTGGTTTATTAAAACATAGATTAGTTATGAAACGGCTGTTATGGGTGTTCTGGCTGTGAGCTGAGCGGACAGTCAAACTAAATCAGCCGCTGCAATTCAATCAGACGATATCTATCGGTTTATTTCAGAGTTCATTCATCACTTGGATTAATGGTTGCAATTAAAGGGAAGCTACACGCTGGggtagttttatttaactttcatAGAGCGGTGGAGTTAAATTGGAAGTGAGtaatttgctctttttttatattgatgCTGGGAATATTGCCTAATTAAAGAGAGCAAGTCTGACTGCAAACATGTTGATATGCTCCTCTTTTTCACACTATAGATTGAAATCTTTGTAAACAATAAGCGATGTTAAAAGCTTGAAGGTCAAAAAacggttttattattttttttttaaataagtctaCTTGTTAgacatattaaaaataaagttaaatttaaaatatttgatggGTCATTTATTGAAGCTGATAAAGGATTGTGAGAAGAGGCAATAAAGAGGCATTCAAATGTGTGTAGACAAGAATGGGTAagtcaaaaatatttacaagcAGCAGAACTGATGGCGATCATACAAAATAATTGATTAGTTGACCAATCGAAAAAATTATAGATTGGTCGACTATAAAAACCAACGTCATATGCAGCCCTATAATCAGGTTTCATAGTATCAAGGATAGCCTGGTGCTGTTAGatgtttggtaaaaaataaaaattcacctGTTTTGCCCATTCTTCCTTCCAAAATGGCCCAAGCTCACTTAAATAGGAGTGAGGAGTGCCTGTAATGCTATTTTTTCAATGTTGGCACAGATTCTGAATTACATCCAGTCTGGACTGGGACTGGGCTGTTGAAATACATGAACATGCTTTGCAATACCTTGTCACATCGATAGTGGCGCAAGTGCAGGATTGTGGCGTGTTTGGCTCAAGCAGAAAAGCAAAATTattcaagtcttttttttttttttttttttttctcccccttggTATCAAAAGGGTCGGGAAATCTATATAAAATATGCTTTAAATGGCAATATCGAACATTGATATTGGTGCATCCCTCACCTACCCTCCCACTGTAGATCTGGTTGTAAGATTTTACAGCTGGAGACGGATCTCCTTCTAGgattttcctgtatttagctgCATCCCCATAGTATCATGCTGCCCCCACCATGTGTTAGAACAGAGGTGGTGTCCCTGGGGTGCTATGTAGTCTTAGTTTTTGTCACTTATTCAAATTTGTGGTTTACATGAAAAAAGGCAAAGTTTGTCTTATCTGAGCAGAGGACCGTGGTCCATGTGTTTCATGTCTTGTGCCACACTGTGGCTTCTGTTCTTTCCATATGTaactaaaatatacatttatggAGCTCATGACTGATTTCAGAGCCATGCATTTTCTCACCAGAGCCATTAagcactgcagctcctccaaagtcatGACGTGTGTTCAACGATTATCTTACAATCCACCCAAGCATTGATAGCATAGCTGTGCATTTACTGGAATTAGTGGTGGACTCAGTATATTTCTGAAGAGGGTTAGCATGACTGGATTTTAACCGTTTTTGGAGTAAAGAGCGCTGAAGACAAAGGCACACCAAACCCAAATTTAAAAACTTGTATAATTTACTCTCCCACTTCAATATTGTGCATTATTTTGTGTGTCACATGAAATCCGAATAAAaatagtttgtggttgtaacaggGTTATGCCTTTTCAAGGGACTAAACAGCCTGTCTCATATCTGTGAATCATGTCCATGCAACGGAAATAAGACAACCTGAATTTAAAAGTCGTGATGGAGCTATAATCCATCTGCTGAAAACAGTTAACATATAGATATGTTAACCAGTATCATTTTGGAAtgattcttcttttttatcATGATGTTGACTGCCtctatttttctgttctttgcTGGCACCAGGTCGGTGACTCTTTCAGTTTACAGTGCATCAGCGCCTTGGTTCTGGATGAAGATGGCACCGGTGTGGAAACCGAGGAGTTCTTCCAAACCCTGTCAGAGAACACGGTTCTCATGGTCCTGGAGAAGGGACAGAGGTGGACTCTACATCCTGTAAGGCTCTTTCTCACTAGAATGGCCACTAGATGGCACTGTTGATCATCCAACGCTCTGGGCTGTCGTCACAACATGCTGATGTCTTTATTTAATGCAGAAAAATGTTGGTCGCTGTAgaattgattgaaaaaaaaaaaaacaagaatttagAGTTCCCTccagaaacattttctttcatgattaaaaaaattaaaggcaaAGGATTAAATAACAAAGATAAGAGATTTGAGTGTTGATGCAATCAACCCATCAAAGTAATGCTTGCACATTAATTTAAATTCTTACGTTTGTGTTCACCTACATCTTATTGGCCATCTTTTGTGCAGTCAAAGTGTCTGCTAGCGTCAGATGCTTCTGCCAACAAAATGTTCTTCCAACCAAATGACGACTCTTCTGTGGCTCAGTCTGAATCCCCTTGATAATgcctcctagctcctgctcttcgacctttcatggggtcaacagtaagaactctatcgtggggaggaaaggagcttcggactatCTATGCTaaattcggacagcctttaactgcGTCATTACGTGATGTAAATGCACATGAATGAAGAGAGTCAAATCTGAGCCTAAGGCCTTCCGAAAATGAACCGTAAAGTACGCGCACTCTGATATgccatgtcacgcaaaggattgtgggatcactgagctatattatacactatATTATAcaccgccatattggtactctctatttccccccagtaactagggaatatctgcactacagcatcaaataacgaggattttttcATGTTCATTTTCTatgaaaatgtcaaatgtcatatGCTTTtgtgttatgttctaaaactatcaagtactgagaaagtcatgtgctgaaatatttagcattttattcatttaaatatatatatatatatatatatttaacatttataaatatataaatgacaatatacaaaaacatatatttacatgtgtatacatatacatatatacatatacacatacttacatatacatatatgtatatttaatatgaataacatgtaaaatatttcagcatctaatttcctagtagttgatagtgttagtacatccactgactatAAAATTatctatgaaacgttttcacacagccagaaaactgcttgttgttgcaaccaaatcctgtgggattctgtgagagtagggagtagcaagatggcggcctgtgacttcagtttttcggcaaaatcagcactccagtgtattatatagctcagtgtgtgGGATACCTAAAGGGTTCTTAGTTAAGGGACGTTGCGGGGTTCCTAAGGCCAAACTAGTAGACTGAGCAAGCATTCGGGCTActtttcctccctccttcctcactgactgcgCTATTCGGACAGCACCTATGATGGCGCCAGCTGACGCGCTTCCGCTTTGGCTAGAGAGTCCTCGCTCCATGAGGGTATTCTGACTGAGCCTGTATCCCCTCTTTGTCGCCTTGCAGAACAGCCCGTGCAGACTTCAGTCCATCGAACGCCACCTGCAGCACCGCACAGATGTGGCCAAGCTGACCTTCGACCTCTACAAAAACAACCCGAAGGATTTCATTGGCTGCCTGAATGTGAAAGCGACGCTGTACGGCGCCTACACGGTCTCGTACGACCTGCGATGCTACGCGGCCAAAAAGATGCTCAAGTGAGTGGAGACGCTTTAGTTTTATATCTGAGACTTTGTTCTATTTGAGTCATGCAGATACAGCTGAAGGCTTCCAGATTACCTGTGCAGGACTTCTGGCTGACCAATGATCTACAGTCAATTTGTAAACAAGCAGGGATGTTAGTTCATTTAACTCATGGGTGACTGGCTGACCTGAGTTTTATAATTTACCTCTAGTCTGACCTATGGCCAACGTTGCTGTTGGAGCCCCTCACCATGATTCTGCCATTGCCATGTTTCGCTATACAGGCAGTGtgagttttgtgttttcccaGAAGCCTTTTTTTGATCTCATCTTGCCAAAGGGCTTATAATCCGACATGTTTACTGTGTTCCCTACATGGCTTGAGGAAGAAACAAGATGGGATGTGTTTATATCTTGCAGTAGTGCCAtcattgtttttctattttggatgatggattgaatagAGCTGCATGAgctcaaagcttgggatattgctTTGTAGCCCCTCCTCATATTAAACTATCCCTGAGCTCTCTGCAGTGTTCCTTGGCCTTCATTATGCTCTTTTGTTTACTggtgttctccaacaaaccactGAGGTCTTCTCAGAACAGCTGTCAAATATTTTGCTTTAGTACCACAGAGGGAAACTAGGATTGCACAACTCGTCTAAAGAATGGACCTTTTGATTTGAACTGCTATAGATCTGTCGATATGAATTCTggtcttgataaaaaaaaaactctttttaaaaagctgaatcTGTATCTACAAATTGCAAACCACTTTTTAAACCGCTTTttagtgcatgtttttttaaactccctCATCCATGTTTCGTGaccttttttatttcctaaGCACCAATTTCCAGATGCACCCGAAATGGAAAACTGGAATTTATTTGCCGACTATTTTGGTGGCAATATAGTGAGCTCACAGAGGAACAAAGGTCAGATTTTAGGGAAATTAATTTTGAGGTGTTATGTCATCGTTGCTGAGATCGTCTGGTTTTTCAGCTTTGATACGGCGCTTCGGCCAAAGAGGATTATGGTTTGCAGACTTGTCAAAAATGGTACCCAGAGTGCTGTTCAAAAAGATTCAGAGGTCTTGGAGAGCAGTTTGCTGAACTGTGGTTGATCCTAAAAAAGGCTTAGATCTCTCTTACAGAGCCCAGAAAGTAttcaataccccccccccccccccccccaaacttgGTGGGCAGTAAACGGGTTTTCCTATAATGTTTAGAAAGGAAAAATGGGACATTATCCATTTTCAGCTGCCTTTACTCTGCCACTCTATATAAAATTATTTGCAATCAGTTGCATCCAGAAATAATCAAATTTGTAAAATTAGCCTAAATGTCTGTAACGTCACCTCAGTATAAATATGGCTGCTCTATGAAGGTCTCAGGGGTCTGTTGGGGATCATTGGTGAATAAATATCATGAAGATCAAAGAACgcggcagacaggtcagggataaagctgATGAGACGTTTAAATTCAGCCATCAGAACATCCTTtcacagtttgccacaagcccaGCAGGCGAGATGGCAAACATTCAGAAAGTGCTGGGGTTTcgtgagggggggaaaaaaaacaaaaaaaacaaaactttttgaCATGCAAGGAAAAACTGTGTTGCAGAAAACTTGCTCTGCACATGCACCAACCAAACCCCACAATAATACACAGACATGCTTTTCCTGAGCAGCCATGTTGGTGGATAACGTAAGATAAATGGAATAGGCACCAGTTCAATGATGTTATACATGCAGCCGGCGCTACAATAGAATGAtttagattaaagcatattCATAATAGAATGGCCCAAAGTTCAGACCTAGTGTCAAGACTTATAAATATCTCTTCATGGGTTCTCTACACCCAGTCTGAGCTCcagctattttgcaaaaaattatttttttatttatttatttattaatttttttttttttttacatgagcAAATCTGGTAGAAGCATGCTGTGTAAGGTTTGCAGCTGTGATTGCAGTGAAGTGTGGTTCTACAGTGTATTGATGGCAGCGATGGATGCTCAGCACAGGCCACTTTACGCCATTTACACGCCGCTTTTGGtgggtctgtcacataaaacctcAAAGTATGCTAAAGTTTGTTAGTGTAGGCCGATTTTAAAAACTTGGAAATGTTCCAGGGTGCGAATACTTGTGCAAGTCACTGTATGAATTTGGGCCTGAAAATGACTTTTctgatgagtgtgtgtgtttctgcctCCGCACAATGGACATAACCATTTCTGCACGCTCTCCTCCTCATCCCGCCTTTCCTCTCTGCCTGCAGGGAGGCTCTTCGATGGACCATCTTCTCCATGCAGGCCACGGGCCACATCCTGCTGGGCTCCTCCTGCTACATCgagcagctgctggaggaagaggagcaggctgAGAAGAGGCTGGCGCTGCCACAGGAGAGCAGGATCAGGCAGCTCCAGAGCCGGCTGCTGGGGAAGATCTCCTACTGACGATGCTCCGAGGACCAGAGCAGACGTGCCGTCTCCTAGATTTGGGTCGCCGTGTTAGACGTCACGCGTTGGAACAGATGGGCAATTTGTATCCGTTAGTTTAATGCATCAAACCCTTAAAGCTTTGGCACTCTTTTTGCTGTTACAGTTTGAATATTGAAGTCAACAGGTTGTTCCTGAGAATGCGCTTGTACTTTCTGCTGTGTAAGTTGTTCCTAAGGAAACGTAATAAATAAAAGCACCTTATTTTATTCCTCTCTGCCTTATACGCGAACGGAATAAATTCTCAGGCGAGTAGCGCCGTGCTCTGGGAGCCCATTAATCCGGCTTTATGTGTGGCTCCAGATCATAGTTGCTGTAATTGGCAGCAGGTTCAGCTGTCTCTCCCACGCTTCCCTAATTGTCGCCTGGTCCGTACCGTCCTGTCAGCTGCAGCCTGCCTGCGATTCTGGAAcccagaggaggaagaaaaggGAGGAATACAGGGAAGGGCAGGCAGCTGCAGGGGgcgaaggggggggggggggggtggcagtGAGCCATTAAATGGAGGTGCTGGTTACAGCTGGAGGCAGAAGCGTCTATTTTGCCGGCAAGCGGCAGAAGTGGGGTGGATTTTGTTCAACTTTGGTGGTTTTTATCCTGGAAAAAGAAATGTCAGATTCATTAGTTTGTGTAAATGTGGCTCACTTTAAAGTTAtcaagcagtttttaaaaagctctCGGGCAGGGTGGGAATCATTTtgattgtatttaaaaaaaaaaaaagagaaaaaactttCCTGTGAATTTTTTACATGCTCAGCAATAAATGAACTGacatttaatgaaacaaaaatacaactGTGGCTCTGAAAAAGGTTTGCCTTGATAAGAGAGGAGTACAATGTCCTAACTTTTTGTGTCAAAGTTTAtctatttttctttaacaagaacctttgctgtttttagcCCAGTTTAGTAAATGGGTGTGCCTAATACTTGGGCACACCCATTTGAGTGAAACATTGCTGGAAGTTTGGATGAAATGAAAACCCAATACTGCATGTTTTCCATTTATGGTATTAATGGTTAGGGGGGGTGGGTGCTCAAATTGTAAAAATTGCCAACCTCTGTAAGGTCTATTTTACTGGAGGGCCAAGTTTGTACCATTCTTGATCTGCAGTTGGTAAGGGGGTGGCACACAATTATTTCAAAGGCTGGGGATGCAATATAAGTTTCAATGATGTTAggcatttcatatttatttaatgcCCTTAAATTAAATGGTGGAAAAAGGtaattgaaagttttttttgagACTtgtatcaaaaaagaaaaatcctacAGCTTTGTTTGATAAAATCAGGGCTGTTGTCTACTGTTGCTATACCCTAGTAATGTGCAGACtgcaactatatatatatatatatatatatatatatatataaatttttttttttgtaagattcGAGAAATGAATGCCCAAATCTCCCCTATGCTATCTTGTTCTGCTAATGAAGCACCTCCTACTTGGTGGCAGCttatattaaaatttgttttgctctttttcgggaggtgggggggggggggactccaGATACttgaaaacatcacaaaaaagcAACACCATGTATTCCTTGTATGCTTTACTCTCCATTTAAGAGGAAAACCCCTCCCACTCTGTCATCACTGTTTTCCCATGTGATCCTCCGGCTGATTGTTAATGAATGGGCCTTCTGTCACATCACGTCAACATGGATACTTTAACGTTTTGGATTATATTTCATGTATTTGTTTGAAGGAAGAAACTGGTGCACTATTGAGAAAGATTCCAGGTATAAACCTTAATGCTTCATGATAAGCAGAATCTAATTGAGAAAATGTGTGAAGTTATACAGTTGTCAAATGTCTAAAAGAGGTAGGAAGGTGGGAGGAAAACCTTGGTTAAAAGACAAACATGACCTGTTTCTATAAAACATGCCTAAACATagtgttaagaaaaaaaatatatatatatatatatatatatatatatatagattccCAAAACAACTTGTAAGTTTTGGTTAATCACAATGCCCAAACATTTGTAGGAAGACACAAGCTCCATAGAGGAACCTTCTGAGTATAAATTACAGGGGAGAACAGCTGGTAGCATAaacttgtttttgctcagtACCAGTCTGAGTAGTCGTAGTTGTAACTAGAAGTGATCAAATGTAGACTGCAGATGCTCAAAATCCTTTGCTACAGTGGGAGAACAGCAAAAACAATAGGACCGTCAGCATACAGACGGACGGAAGCATTTGTGTCTTGACCTACgttatttatataaatagtAAGCAGTATGGATCCCAAATCaccattcatttttttaacacactGCTTTCAGTTTGACAAGTCATCACGAAAGCAGCTGAGAGCACAGTCAGGTCAACATCAAGCAGTTTTTGGCACAAAATGCCATCATTGATGGTATCAAAGGCCTTTGAATGGTCAATAAAGAGGGCAACACAGTAATTACTGGTGCCCTGTGGATGTAAAAGGTCATTAACTACCACTGAGGTGGCACTAACTATACTGTGCTCATTTCTAAAACTAGACAGATCTTTTGAAAGAGTGgtgtgtgaataaaaaataagatgagTATTTACCAAGTGTTCAAAAATgtttgctaatttttttaattgttttataattGTTTAAGTGTGAGGGGTCACCATTTTATAGTAAAGGCAAAacatatgcatttttttttttaaatttcaaggGCAATCTTCTGTTtatatgaaatataaaaaaatatagcacactggttttgctgttatatCTGCAGCCAGGTATAGAAAGTATGTAGGTAAATTGTCTTGGTGTGCTGACGTTttagaattatatatatatatatatatatatatatatatatatatatatatatatatatatatatatatatatatatatgcatcaCTTGGTGGCTAAGCCCCCTTTGTCCTTAACACATAGTAATGCCCCTGCTCCACATCAGAATTATTGGAGCTTTTTTAAAACGGTGCATAATACAAGAAATCCTCCTGAATCAGTTCAAACACACAGAAGCAGATTTCAGATAAAAGCTCAGACTCATGCATAGAGTTATGAATGTGGTTTAGACTTGATAACAATATAGATCCGTtacccctccctctccctcatcGGCCAGTCAGTGAAAGTCATGCTGAGTCCTCAGAGGATCCAGCAGGAGCTTGAGCTCTGCCTGTGGACAAATGCTGCAGATGGTCTGTCTCTCATTGGGCCGCTCGGCTGCCGGTTCTTCCTGCTGGAGCTGCTGTCTGTGCTGCCGATGAGCGTCTGTTCCGCTCCTCCACAGCACACCACCGGACTGAAGGGGGATCCCGCTTCTTCGCGTCAACTCTCTCAGCCAGGTTGCGGACATGTGTCACTGAGCGCACGGCCAGGCGCGGGAggtgagatgtttttttttttttcatctttaacgAGGTATTTGATGTTTCtgatttctgtttaaataagtGACATGCTGATAGTTGACATCAATCTTCTTAAAGAAATGGCAACctactatttttt contains:
- the cidec gene encoding cell death activator CIDE-3 isoform X1 translates to MSGTQEKSASSHMDYAMKSLSLLTPSSLSKVVSSSVSASASVTSQLLSGRMPRPKPFRVTNGDRSVKKGIMAESLLDLTSKVGDSFSLQCISALVLDEDGTGVETEEFFQTLSENTVLMVLEKGQRWTLHPNSPCRLQSIERHLQHRTDVAKLTFDLYKNNPKDFIGCLNVKATLYGAYTVSYDLRCYAAKKMLKEALRWTIFSMQATGHILLGSSCYIEQLLEEEEQAEKRLALPQESRIRQLQSRLLGKISY
- the cidec gene encoding cell death activator CIDE-3 isoform X2, whose product is MSASSHMDYAMKSLSLLTPSSLSKVVSSSVSASASVTSQLLSGRMPRPKPFRVTNGDRSVKKGIMAESLLDLTSKVGDSFSLQCISALVLDEDGTGVETEEFFQTLSENTVLMVLEKGQRWTLHPNSPCRLQSIERHLQHRTDVAKLTFDLYKNNPKDFIGCLNVKATLYGAYTVSYDLRCYAAKKMLKEALRWTIFSMQATGHILLGSSCYIEQLLEEEEQAEKRLALPQESRIRQLQSRLLGKISY
- the cidec gene encoding cell death activator CIDE-3 isoform X3, which encodes MDYAMKSLSLLTPSSLSKVVSSSVSASASVTSQLLSGRMPRPKPFRVTNGDRSVKKGIMAESLLDLTSKVGDSFSLQCISALVLDEDGTGVETEEFFQTLSENTVLMVLEKGQRWTLHPNSPCRLQSIERHLQHRTDVAKLTFDLYKNNPKDFIGCLNVKATLYGAYTVSYDLRCYAAKKMLKEALRWTIFSMQATGHILLGSSCYIEQLLEEEEQAEKRLALPQESRIRQLQSRLLGKISY